The sequence below is a genomic window from Citricoccus muralis.
GATTCTGTCCTACGACACCTCGGATACCGCGGCCACCGCGTTAGTGCTGGGCCGGGCTGATGCCTTCTCCGCCGACTCACCGATCACGGCCTGGGCGGCCGAGCGCGCCGACGGGAAGATCATGGCCACCGGGGAGATGTTCCAGGCCGCGCCCTACGGGTTCGCCGTACCGAAGGATTCCGAGCTCACCGAGGCGCTCGCTGCCGCCATGCAGCATCTCATCGACACCGGCACCTACGCCGAGGTGCTGGGCCAATGGAATATCGATGAGGGCCTGATCGACCAGGCACTCATCAACGAAGAGCCCTACTCATCCGCCGACCGCACCCCTGCAACCAGGGAGAGTTCATCATGACCCCGACCGACACTGCACGCCCGTCTGCTGCGCCCATCCAAGCCAAGCCGCTGCGCCACCCCGGACGGTGGATCGCTGCCGCCGTGGTGTTGGCACTGGCCGCCTGGTTCATCATCGGTGCGCTGAACAACGATAACTACGGCTGGGATGTGTACCGGCAGTACCTGCTGGACACCCGCATCGCCACTGCTGCGCTACACACCCTGGCGCTGACGGTGCTGTCGATGCTGATCGGCGTGGTGCTCGGGGTGGTGCTGGCCGTGATGCGCATGTCACCGAACCCGGTGTTGCGCGCCGTCGCCTGGGTGTACCTCTGGGTATTCCGCGGCACTCCCGTCTACGTACAGCTGGTGTTTTGGGGGCTGATGGGCTCGCTGTACCAATCGCTGAACCTTGGCTTCACCGAAATCGACCTGCAGGCGCTGCTGAGCAATATGTTCTTCCTCGCCGTCATCGGGCTGGCCCTGAATGAAGCCGCGTACATGGCAGAAATCGTGCGTTCCGGTATTCAGGCGGTGCCTACCGGGCAGATGGAAGCCTCCAAAGCGCTCGGCATGAGTTGGTCGCTGACGATGCGCCGCACCGTGCTACCGCAGGCGATGAAGATCATCATCCCGCCCACTGGCAATGAGGTCATCTCGATGCTGAAGACCACCTCGCTCGTCGTCGCCGTGCCTTACTCCTTGGAGCTCTACGGACGCTCCATGGACATCGCCAATGCGCTGTTCGACCCGGTCCCCATGCTGCTGGTGGCTGCCACCTGGTACCTCGCCGTCACCTCGGTGCTCATGGTCGGTCAGCACTACCTGGAGAAGCACTACGACCGCGGTGTCACCCGCGAACTCACCGGCCGCCAGCTGGCGGCGCTGGCCGACGCCGAGGGGTCGATCCCGGCGAACATGACCGTGGCGGATAACCAGCCCTACCGAAAGGGGAACTGAGATGACGAACCTGATGGTAGACGCCCGGGACCTGCACAAGAGCTACGGTGCGGTTCCCGTGCTGAAGGGGATTGACCTGCAGATCGCCCCTGGCACCGTGACCTGTCTGATCGGGCCCTCTGGATCTGGCAAGTCCACCCTGCTGCGCTGCGTGAACCACCTGGAGAAGATCACCGCCGGACGGCTCTACGTCGACGGCGATCTGATCGGATACCGGGAGCGCAACGGCGTGTTGTACGAAATTTCCGAGAAGGAAGCCGCCCGGCAGCGCGCGGGGATCGGCATGGTGTTCCAGCAGTTCAACCTGTTCCCGCACCGCACGGTGCTGGAGAACATCATCGAGGCCCCGATCCACGTGGCTGGCATCACTCCGCGCGAGGCCAAGGCCCGCGCCCATCGGCTGCTCGAGCAGGTCGGTCTGGCCGACAAAGCCGGCTCTTACCCGAACCAGCTCTCCGGCGGGCAGCAGCAGCGGGTGGCAATCGCCCGGGCCGTGGCGATGGAACCGAAACTGATGCTCTTCGACGAGCCCACGTCCGCTCTGGATCCGGAGCTGGTGGGCGAGGTGCTGCGCGTGATGAAGCAGCTGGCCGAAGACGGGATGACCATGCTGGTGGTCACCCACGAAATGGGCTTCGCACGAGAGGTTGCCGATACGGTGGTGTTCATGGACGGCGGCGTCGTCGTGGAATCCGGTGAACCCGCCACGGTGATCGAGAACCCGCAACACCCGCGCACCCAGGAGTTCCTCTCCTCGCTGCTGTAGCTGCCACGATAGAGCACCTGAACCATTCTCGAAGGAGCACCCCGTGACGACCGCTCGCATTCGGAAGGCCACCCGCGATGACATTCCTGCCGCGCAAGAACTGAAGCTCGCCTGCTGGCGTGAGGTCTACGCGGACCTACGCGACGAGGAGTTTTTCCGCCGCGCCGAGGCCCGCCTTGATGAGGACATTGCCTGGTGGCAGCGCGGCATTGACGCCGGAGCCGAGTTCCACGTGGCCGAACTGGAGGGCACCTTCGGCCCCCAGATCATCGGCATCGCTGGTGCCACCCCGACCCTGCCCGAGGACGCCGACGCTGGCGTGGGCATCGAGATGGGGATGCTCTACGTGCTCCAGAAACACGATGCACCCGCGGCGCCCGGGGCTGGGGCTCCGGGGCTGCGCGCGCTGCTCTTGGAAACGGTGTTGCAGGGCCGTGAGGCGCTGGTGTGGGTGATCGAACAGGACCAGACAACCCTCAACTTCTACCGCGACCATGGTTTCACCCCAGACGGCGCGCGAGAGTCGCTTGACGGCGAGTGGGCAGGGTTGAGCGAGATTCGGCTGGTCCGCCGCCCCTAGTGTCGGCACGGGTTCGCTCCGTAGGCTGAAGGTGACGAAAAATCGACCCACTGAAAGGGGAACCATGCGTGCCCTGCTGATTCCGGAGAAGGGTGCCGCACCCGTGCTCTCCGACGACCTCGACGACCAGACCATCCTCGGCGCGGAGGCCCCCGGCGCCGCCGATACCGACGCGGTGATCGACGTCGACTGGTCCTCCCTGAATTTCAAGGACGGCATGGCGTTGTCCGGCCGTGGCATCGTGCGCAGCTGGCCTCTGGTCCCCGGCATCGACGCGGTGGGTACCGTGCGTGATCCGGGCGCTACCGGGCTTTCCGTCGGCGACACCGTGGTGCTCAACGGCGCCGGGGCCGGCGAGTCCCGTCACGGTGGCTACGCCGAGGCAACCCGGGTGCCCGCGGAAGCAGTCGTGCGGGTGCCGGAGGCGTTCACCGCAAAACACGCCGCGGCGATCGGCACCGCTGGATTCACCGCCATGCTGTGTGTGCTGGCCCTTGAGGACGCCGGCATGGTGCCCGAACACGGTCCGATCCTGGTCACCGGTGCAGCCGGTGGTGTGGGTTCTGTGGCGGTGTCTCTGTTAGCCGGACGCGGATTCCAGGTGACCGCCTCCACTGGACGGGTGGATTCTGAAGGGGACTTCCTGCGCTCCCTCGGCGCCACCGAGATCATCCACCGCGACGAACTCTCGGACACCTCGCCTACCGAGAAACCGCTGCAGTCCCAACGCTGGGCCGGTGCCGTGGATTCCGTGGGCTCGACCACGCTGGGCAACGCCCTGGCCCAGACCCGCTACGGCGGAGCAGTGGCCTGCTGTGGGCTGGCGGCCGGACCGGATTTGCCCACCACGGTGCTGCCGTTCATCCTGCGCGGGGTACGGCTGCTGGGTGCCAACTCGGTGGACGCACCCCTGGCATTACGCCAGCGGGCCTGGGACCGCCTGGCCGAGGAACTCGACGTCGCCGTACTGGATTCGCTCACGGAGACGATCGGACTGAGCGAGATGATCGACGCCTCAGAACGCATTCTTGCCGGGGGAGTGCGCGGTCGTACCGTGGTGGACGTGAGTCGCTGAGTCCGCCCCGGGCGCTGGGATAGGGTGGAGCCATGCCAGAATTTGCAGGACGATCGGTCTCAGAGCTATCGACCAGCACCCAGAATTATCTGAAATCCATCTGGACGCTGTGCGAGTGGTCGGATGAGCCAGTCACCCCGTCCCTGATCGCCGGGCGGGCCGGCGTCACCCTGTCTTCGGCGTCGGATGCGATGCGCAAGCTCGCCGAGCAGGGCCTCGTCGAATACGAACGCTACGGGCAGCTGCGTCTGACCCCGGCCGGGGACCTGCTGGCGCTGGCCATGGTGCGGCGCCACCGCCTGATCGAGACGTTCCTCGTGACCGTGCTGGGCTACCAGTGGGATGAGGTGCACGACGAGGCCGAGAGCTTAGAACATGCCGTCTCCGACCTGATGATCGAGCGTATCGACGAGCACTTGGGACATCCCAGCCGCGACCCGCATGGTGATCCGATCCCGGCCGCCGACGGCAGCATTGACCACGTGGCCGCCGAGGTGCTCACCGACCTGCCGCTGGGTCAGCGCGCCCGGATCGAGCGGATCTCAGACGATGACCCGGAGCTGCTGCAGTTTTTCGCCGCCCAGGGAGTCCAGATCGGCGCAGTCGTTGAGGCACGCGAGGCTCAACCGTTCTCCGGGTCCCGCCAGATTCTGCTCGTCGACTCCGGGGTGACCCTCCCATTGGGACAGGCCGCCACCGACTCGGTCTGGACGGTGCCGGTCTAACTCTGGACTGCACCACCCCCGTGGTGAACTGGCTCGGGGGCACTCTCCCTACATGTCGTAGTCCACGTCGAGATTTATTCTGGATGGCAGGTGCTCACTGACCAGCGGTCCTGACTTCTCAAAGAGGCGCTTCAGAACCGCTTCGAGCTCGTCGTCGACATAGTGCTGGTCGCTGAAGGCGATGTCGTTGCAGGCCACGGCACACTCTCGCGGAACCTCAACCAGTGAGTGAGGGAGGCAACTTTCCGCATTTTCCTCCCGAAACGGGCCTGATTGCAGGGTGTACAGTTCGGCGTTGGGCGTGAGGGGGATGCGCGACACATTGGGGCCGAAACGAAGGCTGTAGGTCATGGGGTGTGGACCTCTGAACGCTGGACTGCCTGAGCAGCAGACTCTCGGATCAGCTGGTATCCGGCCTGGCGCCGTCGTTGAGCTCCGAGCAGGTGCCTCACAAGTAGCACCGCCGTGAACATGAGCCCCAAAAAGACTGCAATACCGGCACTGGTGGCGGCATTGAGCACGTACGCGAGCCAGAATCCGAGGAAAGAACCGCCCGCGGCGAAGCCGAGCGTCAAGGCGATCATCGTGGACATCCGGTGCGCCAGCAGCGCGGCGGTAGCCGCGGGCACCACGATCAGGGCGAGCACCAGAATCGCTCCCACCGCGTAGAAGGCAGCGGTCACGGTCAGCGCCACCAGGAACATCAGGGTCGTGTTCAGTGCCACGGTGCGCAGCCCGAGGCTGGCGGCGTAGGACTGGTTGAACGTCGTCAGTTTCAGCGCTGGATAGCACAGCGCGATAAAGGCGACGTCCAGTGCCAGCACGCCCAGCATCACATACAGATGCGTGGGCCCAAGCACGGTGCCGCCGATCACCAGCTGATCGAAGGCGGCCAGGTTCAGGTCTCCCACCAACACGGTGTGAGTGTCCAAGTGCAAGTTCGAGAAATGCGTCGAAACCATCAGGATGCCGATCGAGAAGAGCGCAGGGAAGATCAGCCCCTGCGGAGCATCACCAGCCACCAGCCCGGTGCGCTCAAGGAGTTCGGAACCCAGCACCACGATCAACCCCGACAGTGCTGCCGCCAGCAACAACCAGGGCGAGCTCAGGTCCTGGGTGAACCAGTAGCCGACAACGATGCCGGGGAACACTGCGTGGCCGATCGCATCCACCAGCATCGAATTCCGCCGCAGCACCACGAAGGCCCCGAGCAACGCACAGGCGAGCGCTGTGCCAACCGCCAACAGGATCACGCCGATCAGGAAGCTCATGCGCGCACCTGCTCACGGTTCTCGGCCAGCAGCTCGGCGCGCAGTCGACGCCGCGCGCGTACCCGACGCATCGCGGCAGCCACCACACTGCGTTGCGGGGAGCAGAGCAGGGAGACGACGAAGACGGCGAACAGCACCAGCACGATCACCGGTCCGGTGGGCACATCGCCGATCGCGATGGAGAGATAAGCACCCAGGCTGGATCCCAGCCCCCCGAAGATCCCGGACAGCACCACCATCGGCCCCAGTTTCCGGGTCCATTGGCGAGCGGCAGCCGGGGGAGTGACCACGAACGCGACCATCAGCACCAGGCCCACCGCCTTGACGCCGATCACGGTGGCCACCACCACGGAGGTGAACATCACCGCGTCGATGACCTTCCCGCGGAATCCGAGCACCTCGGCGTGGTGGGGATCGAAGCTACGTAGCGCGAATTCCTTCCAGCACAGCGCCAGCACGACCAGCGCGATACCGCCCACCACCCAGGAGGTGGTCAGATCGGCCCGGGTCATGACCGAGGCGTTGCCGAACAGATAGTCCTGGATACCGCCGATACCCACCAGACCCGAATTGGAGATGACGCGCATCATCAGCATTCCAGCACCGAAGAATAGAGTCAGGGAGATCGCCATCGCGGTGTCCACCCGGATCGGGGAGATCGCAGTGATCAGGTGCGCGAACCCGACGGCGGCCGCGCCCACCACCATGGCGCCCATCACCAGTAGCCCCATATTCCGTCCATCGACGCCGAGCACCAACACGGCGGCGAGGAAGGCAACCAGGGTTCCGGGAAACGCCGCGTGCGAGATGACATCCGACATCAGCGACTGTTTGCGCAGGTACGCGAACGCGCCGAGGCATCCGGCGACGACGCCAATGACCGCGGTTCCGAGGAACACCACGCGGTAGGTGTGATCGGACCAGAATTCGAGCAGACTCATCCGGTGGCTCCAGGGAGCTGAACGGCAGGGTCATACGTGGCGCGGATCGATTCAGGGGAGAACGCGATATCAACGGGACCGGAAGCCACCACCGAGCGATTCAGCAGGGTGACCTGATCGCAGTATTCCGGCACGGTAGCTAGATCATGGTGGACCATCACCACGGTCTTGCCCTGGTCTCGCAGAGTATGCAGCACATCGACAATGGCCTGCTGGCTGCGTGCATCCACCCCCTGGAACGGCTCGTCCATGAAGAACAAGTCCGGATTCTGGGCCAGCGTGCGGGCCAGGAACACCCGCTGACGCTGTCCGCCGGAGAGCTGGCCGATCTGACGGTCCGCCAGGTTCGTGATCCCGGTCTGCTCCAGGGCGGAGTGCGCCGCCTCGCGCTGGGTGCGTCCGGGGCGGCGGAACCAGCCCAGCTGTCCATAGGTGCCCATCAGCACGACGTCGAACACGGTGGTGGGGAAATCCCAATCCACCGACGTCGACTGCGGCATGTAGCCCACTCGGGAGCGCACCCGGTTCAGGGGTTCGCCGAAAAATCGCACCGAACCGGTCAGCGGTCGGACGAGTCCCAGCATGGCGGAGATCAGGGTGGATTTGCCCGCGCCGTTGGGGCCGACCACTCCCATCACCACGCCGGCGGGAATGTCGAGATCAACGGCCCGCACCACCGCCTCATCGCGGTAGGCGACGCTCAGGTGGCGGGTGCTGCAGGCGATGTCGCCGTTGCTACTGTGCTTAGTCGGCACTGTGCTCGTCTCCCAATGCGTTCACGATGGCCTCGGTGTTGTGACGGAACACCTTCAGATAGGTGTTGACATTGTCCCCCGCGCCGAGGGAATCTGCGAACAGCTCCTCCTCCGAGACGGCCACGTCCCACCCCCGAGACTGCACCGCCTCACGCAGGGAGGTGATGGCCTGCGGGCTGGCCTGGTTGTCGTAGAAGATGACCGGCACCTCGTGCTCGGCGATCAGATCGGCCAGCTCCGAGAGCTCCCCGGCGCTGAGCGCGGCATCGGAGGAGATGAAATCGGTGGCGTGCACCTCGAGGTCGTAGGTGTCGCCGTAGTAGTTGAACGCGTCGTGGCCAGTCACCAGAATCCGCGGCGCCGGGATCGAGGCGGTG
It includes:
- a CDS encoding metal ABC transporter permease, producing MSFLIGVILLAVGTALACALLGAFVVLRRNSMLVDAIGHAVFPGIVVGYWFTQDLSSPWLLLAAALSGLIVVLGSELLERTGLVAGDAPQGLIFPALFSIGILMVSTHFSNLHLDTHTVLVGDLNLAAFDQLVIGGTVLGPTHLYVMLGVLALDVAFIALCYPALKLTTFNQSYAASLGLRTVALNTTLMFLVALTVTAAFYAVGAILVLALIVVPAATAALLAHRMSTMIALTLGFAAGGSFLGFWLAYVLNAATSAGIAVFLGLMFTAVLLVRHLLGAQRRRQAGYQLIRESAAQAVQRSEVHTP
- a CDS encoding GNAT family N-acetyltransferase, which gives rise to MTTARIRKATRDDIPAAQELKLACWREVYADLRDEEFFRRAEARLDEDIAWWQRGIDAGAEFHVAELEGTFGPQIIGIAGATPTLPEDADAGVGIEMGMLYVLQKHDAPAAPGAGAPGLRALLLETVLQGREALVWVIEQDQTTLNFYRDHGFTPDGARESLDGEWAGLSEIRLVRRP
- a CDS encoding metal ABC transporter permease, coding for MSLLEFWSDHTYRVVFLGTAVIGVVAGCLGAFAYLRKQSLMSDVISHAAFPGTLVAFLAAVLVLGVDGRNMGLLVMGAMVVGAAAVGFAHLITAISPIRVDTAMAISLTLFFGAGMLMMRVISNSGLVGIGGIQDYLFGNASVMTRADLTTSWVVGGIALVVLALCWKEFALRSFDPHHAEVLGFRGKVIDAVMFTSVVVATVIGVKAVGLVLMVAFVVTPPAAARQWTRKLGPMVVLSGIFGGLGSSLGAYLSIAIGDVPTGPVIVLVLFAVFVVSLLCSPQRSVVAAAMRRVRARRRLRAELLAENREQVRA
- a CDS encoding metal ABC transporter ATP-binding protein, producing MPTKHSSNGDIACSTRHLSVAYRDEAVVRAVDLDIPAGVVMGVVGPNGAGKSTLISAMLGLVRPLTGSVRFFGEPLNRVRSRVGYMPQSTSVDWDFPTTVFDVVLMGTYGQLGWFRRPGRTQREAAHSALEQTGITNLADRQIGQLSGGQRQRVFLARTLAQNPDLFFMDEPFQGVDARSQQAIVDVLHTLRDQGKTVVMVHHDLATVPEYCDQVTLLNRSVVASGPVDIAFSPESIRATYDPAVQLPGATG
- a CDS encoding MDR family oxidoreductase, producing the protein MRALLIPEKGAAPVLSDDLDDQTILGAEAPGAADTDAVIDVDWSSLNFKDGMALSGRGIVRSWPLVPGIDAVGTVRDPGATGLSVGDTVVLNGAGAGESRHGGYAEATRVPAEAVVRVPEAFTAKHAAAIGTAGFTAMLCVLALEDAGMVPEHGPILVTGAAGGVGSVAVSLLAGRGFQVTASTGRVDSEGDFLRSLGATEIIHRDELSDTSPTEKPLQSQRWAGAVDSVGSTTLGNALAQTRYGGAVACCGLAAGPDLPTTVLPFILRGVRLLGANSVDAPLALRQRAWDRLAEELDVAVLDSLTETIGLSEMIDASERILAGGVRGRTVVDVSR
- a CDS encoding amino acid ABC transporter ATP-binding protein, with product MTNLMVDARDLHKSYGAVPVLKGIDLQIAPGTVTCLIGPSGSGKSTLLRCVNHLEKITAGRLYVDGDLIGYRERNGVLYEISEKEAARQRAGIGMVFQQFNLFPHRTVLENIIEAPIHVAGITPREAKARAHRLLEQVGLADKAGSYPNQLSGGQQQRVAIARAVAMEPKLMLFDEPTSALDPELVGEVLRVMKQLAEDGMTMLVVTHEMGFAREVADTVVFMDGGVVVESGEPATVIENPQHPRTQEFLSSLL
- a CDS encoding amino acid ABC transporter permease, which codes for MTPTDTARPSAAPIQAKPLRHPGRWIAAAVVLALAAWFIIGALNNDNYGWDVYRQYLLDTRIATAALHTLALTVLSMLIGVVLGVVLAVMRMSPNPVLRAVAWVYLWVFRGTPVYVQLVFWGLMGSLYQSLNLGFTEIDLQALLSNMFFLAVIGLALNEAAYMAEIVRSGIQAVPTGQMEASKALGMSWSLTMRRTVLPQAMKIIIPPTGNEVISMLKTTSLVVAVPYSLELYGRSMDIANALFDPVPMLLVAATWYLAVTSVLMVGQHYLEKHYDRGVTRELTGRQLAALADAEGSIPANMTVADNQPYRKGN
- a CDS encoding metal-dependent transcriptional regulator, producing the protein MPEFAGRSVSELSTSTQNYLKSIWTLCEWSDEPVTPSLIAGRAGVTLSSASDAMRKLAEQGLVEYERYGQLRLTPAGDLLALAMVRRHRLIETFLVTVLGYQWDEVHDEAESLEHAVSDLMIERIDEHLGHPSRDPHGDPIPAADGSIDHVAAEVLTDLPLGQRARIERISDDDPELLQFFAAQGVQIGAVVEAREAQPFSGSRQILLVDSGVTLPLGQAATDSVWTVPV